From Syntrophorhabdaceae bacterium:
GATAAACAGTTTGCCGTCTGGTATGGTTCAAAGAAGGAGATAAAACACGCAATAGCCATGTCTATTAAGAAGCAGCCAGGAGCAAATGCCGTGAAGGTCTCCAAAGGTATTAAAGATATAATACCGAGGCTTAAATCCATGACACCTGAATCTATATCGTGGCACATACTCTACGACGCCTCAGAATACATCGAAGAATCTATTATGGATGTCCAGTTTACTTTGCTTCTCACTATCTTCATAGTCCTAATTGTCATATTCCTTTTCTTAAGGTCTGTGAGGTCAACAATCATTCCAAACATAGCCATACCCCTATCAATCATTGCTACATTCTGTATAATGGATTCCCTGAATTACAGTCTGAACAACCTTTCTCTTATGGCGCTCGTCCTTGCTGTTGGTCTTGTTGTTGATGATGCCATAGTTATGCTGGAGAACACGGTCCGACGGATGGAAATGGGTGAAGACCCTATGACTGCCTCCTTGGAAGGTTCAAAGGAGATCGGTTTTACCATTATATCTATGACCCTTTCCCTTGTGGTAGTCTTTATCCCCATCCTTTTCATGCCAGGGATCATAGGAAGACTGTTCCGTGAGTTTGCAGTAAGCATAGCCGTTGCTATAATGCTATCCGGTTTTGTATCTATAACCCTTACTCCAATGCTATGCAGCAGGATATTAAAAGGTTTTCATGAAAAAAAGCAAGGGAAATTCTACGAAATAACAGAGCACATAATAAACCTCGGTATAAAATATTACGACACAACATTAAGGTGGGTATTGAACCATAAGATAACGACCCTCTGCTTTACTGTTTTAATACTTATATGTACTGGTTTGCTCTTTGTAAAGATACCTAAAGGTTTTCTACCCGGTCAGGACCAGAATTTCTTCATGAGCTATCTAATGGCTGCTGACAGAACATCATATGAAGACATGGTAAAACGCACTGAGGTCATAAATAGGATCATGCAGGAAGAAGAGGATATGAGAGACTTTGTATCTGTGGCAAGCCTCGATACCTATGGAAAAGGTATCATATTTGTCAACCTGAAGAAGATCCATGAGCGCAAAAGGACGGCAGACGAGATTGTGGATGATATAAGACCGAAGCTAAATAGTGTCCCAGGGCTGATTGCCTATCCTCAAAACCCTCCCCCTATCCAGATAGGTGCAGGGTCATCCCTTGCCCAATATCAGTGCACCCTCCAGGGCTCTGATCTCAATGACCTCTATAAGTATACAGATATATTTGAGACCAAGATGAAGGCAATCCCATGGATAACCGATGTCAATACAGATGTGAAACTGAACAGCCCTAAGATATATATCCATGTAGACAGGGAGAAGGCAACTGCCCTTGGTTTAACCATGGCGCAGATTCAGAATGCCTTTTTTACCTCTTATGGTTCAAGAAAGATATCAACTATTTATGCGCCTCTTGATGAATATTATGTAATACTTGAGGTCCAGCCTGAATTTAAGAAAGACCCAAATGCACTCTCATATCTCTATGTCTCGTCAAAGGACGGAAAGCTCATCCCGTTGAATACCATTGCAACTATTAAGGAGACCACAGGACCAATGAGTGTAAACCACACAGGACAGCTCAACTCTTCCACTATTTCCTTTAATTTAAAACAGGGCTATTCTATTGGACAGGC
This genomic window contains:
- a CDS encoding efflux RND transporter permease subunit, producing MNLSEIWIKRPVMTIIVMSGILLFGIISYLKLPINNLPATDFPTILVTASMPGASPETMASTVAKPLEKHFSTIAGLTSMSSQSFQGYTQIILQFTLDRNIDNCAQDVSSKINAAQGELPSTENMPTPPTYEKVNPSDQPIMWIALTSDTMPLNKLNDYAENYLAQNFSTVEGVSQVSVYGRKFAVRVQVNPKLLAARGIGINQIENAIKSQNVNIPSGTLDGSFQSFTIDSNGQMFAADQYREMIVAYNNNHPVRIKDIGDAIDGVEKDKQFAVWYGSKKEIKHAIAMSIKKQPGANAVKVSKGIKDIIPRLKSMTPESISWHILYDASEYIEESIMDVQFTLLLTIFIVLIVIFLFLRSVRSTIIPNIAIPLSIIATFCIMDSLNYSLNNLSLMALVLAVGLVVDDAIVMLENTVRRMEMGEDPMTASLEGSKEIGFTIISMTLSLVVVFIPILFMPGIIGRLFREFAVSIAVAIMLSGFVSITLTPMLCSRILKGFHEKKQGKFYEITEHIINLGIKYYDTTLRWVLNHKITTLCFTVLILICTGLLFVKIPKGFLPGQDQNFFMSYLMAADRTSYEDMVKRTEVINRIMQEEEDMRDFVSVASLDTYGKGIIFVNLKKIHERKRTADEIVDDIRPKLNSVPGLIAYPQNPPPIQIGAGSSLAQYQCTLQGSDLNDLYKYTDIFETKMKAIPWITDVNTDVKLNSPKIYIHVDREKATALGLTMAQIQNAFFTSYGSRKISTIYAPLDEYYVILEVQPEFKKDPNALSYLYVSSKDGKLIPLNTIATIKETTGPMSVNHTGQLNSSTISFNLKQGYSIGQAVEVAKKISTEINLPQSITYIFQGSAEEFQKSLTSMGFLLIITIVVLYMILAILYESFIHPITILTALPLAGFGAILTLILFNKELDMYGMVGIILLIGIVKKNGIMMVDFALEAEKNEGLEPMESIHKACMIRFRPIMMTTLAALFGSMPIALGIGAGGDARQPMGLAVVGGLLFSQIMTLYVTPVFYVYFDKLNRWLKRKA